Proteins encoded together in one Rhinoraja longicauda isolate Sanriku21f chromosome 22, sRhiLon1.1, whole genome shotgun sequence window:
- the LOC144604685 gene encoding melanocortin receptor 3-like: MNSTHSIFFLQLPTMNSTEDLNESSILNNRSSIGFCEQVPIKAELFFALGIVSFLENVLVILAVLKNRNLHSPMYFFLSSLAVADMLVSVSNALETIVMAFLKNGYLVANDQFIQQMDNAFDSMICISLVASICNLLVIAIDRYITIFYALRYHSIMTVKRALILIVAIWIVCIFCGIVFIMYSDNQTVIICLITVFFTMLFLMTTLYIHMFMLARLHIKRIATFPVTGVVRQKTCMKGAITITILLGIFIICWAPFFLHLIMIISCPENPYCICYTSHFNTYLILIMCNSVIDPIIYAFRSQEMRKTFKEIICCSCVNLNFRCKL; encoded by the coding sequence ATGAATTCCACTCATTCAATCTTCTTCTTGCAACTGCCGACGATGAACAGCACAGAGGATCTGAATGAAAGCAGTATCCTTAACAACAGGAGCAGCATAGGCTTCTGCGAACAAGTCCCAATTAAAGCTGAACTGTTTTTCGCCCTGGGAATCGTCAGCTTCCTGGAGAACGTCTTGGTCATCCTAGCAGTTCTTAAGAACAGAAACCTCCATTCTCCCATGTATTTTTTCCTCAGCAGTTTAGCAGTGGCAGACATGCTGGTAAGTGTATCTAATGCCCTGGAGACAATTGTGATGGCGTTTTTAAAAAACGGCTACTTGGTGGCAAATGACCAGTTCATTCAGCAAATGGACAATGCTTTTGACTCGATGATCTGCATTTCTTTAGTGGCATCAATCTGCAATCTGTTGGTCATTGCCATCGACAGGTACATCACCATCTTCTATGCCTTACGCTACCACAGCATCATGACAGTAAAGCGGGCTTTAATTTTGATCGTAGCTATCTGGATCGTTTGCATTTTCTGTGGCATAGTCTTCATTATGTATTCCGACAATCAAACTGTCATTATTTGTCTTATCACCGTGTTCTTTACTATGCTGTTCCTCATGACCACTCTTTACATCCACATGTTCATGCTCGCTCGGTTGCATATTAAAAGAATTGCTACATTCCCAGTCACTGGTGTTGTCCGTCAGAAGACATGCATGAAAGGAGCCATTACCATTACAATCCTGCTTGGGATCTTTATCATCTGTTGGGCTCCATTTTTCCTTCACCTCATCATGATTATATCATGCCCCGAAAACCCGTACTGCATTTGTTATACGTCTCACTTTAACACGTATCTGATCCTCATCATGTGCAATTCAGTCATCGACCCGATCATTTATGCCTTTCGGAGCCAGGAGATGCGCAAGACATTCAAAGAGATCATTTGCTGCTCTTGTGTGAACCTCAACTTCCGCTGTAAGTTGTAA